Within the Miscanthus floridulus cultivar M001 chromosome 17, ASM1932011v1, whole genome shotgun sequence genome, the region TTACTAAATTCATTTATGAGAAATATATTTATAGTATATTATCAGTTTCTAGATTTATTTAAGATAGTACTCCTACATCTCTATACTCCGTAGATAATGAATGCGCTCCGGCCTCGTCTTCCGCGGAGCACGTCAATACGTCATCGTCTCCGAGTCCGATTCCAATTTCCAAACGCAGCCATGGCCCTGGCGGCAGCCGATTTGTTGCCCTATATGTTCGTCCTGGATCCTGACCGTATCCATTCCGACTCCAGCATCGCTGTCTTCTCGTGCCCCACGCTGCCACGCTCGCCTGGCTCGATCACCGCCCCGTCGTAGTTCTCCGATCCTCGCCACCGGTTTGCAATGCTCGCCAAGCGCGCCGCCGCCATCTGCGTCTTGCTcgacagcgacgacgacgacccctCCGGCGCGGGGGCGGGGTGGTGCAAGCGGCGGCGCCTCTGGACCACGGCGGACTACGAGGCGACGCGGGCGCTCGGGGAGGGCAGCTTCGGCGCCGTCGTCGAGGCGCGCCACCGCGCCACGGGCCAGGCCGTCGCCGTGAAGGCACTCCGCGCGCCAGCGACACCAGCGACTGCAGCGCCCGCTGGTGgtggggcggcggcggaggccaaAGCTAGCGCGGACGCCGTCGCCGACGAGGCGCTGCGGGAGGCCGAGTTCCTCGCGGCGTGCCGCGGCCACCCGTCCCTGGTCGGCCTGCACGCGATCGCCATGAACCCCGGCACGAGCGAGGTCGCGCTCGTGATGGAGTGCGTCGGGCCCAACCTCCACGACGTACTCAACGGCAGCCGCCACCGCGCCGGCCGCCCGTTCCCGGAGCCGCAAGTGCGGCGCATCATGCGGCAGCTCCTGGCCGGGGCCAAGCACATGCACGCGCGCCGGATCATGCACCGCGACATCAAGCCCGGGAACATCCTTGTCGGCGCCGGCGGCGATGGCCGCGAGCCCGTCTCCGTTAAGATATGCGACCTCGGGCTCGCCGCCTCGATCACCGACCAGCCGCCGTACGATCTGGCCGGCACGCGCCGGTACATGGCGCCGGAGATGCTCCTGGGGAAGCTCGACTACGACGCCATGGTGGACATGTGGTCGCTTGGCTGCGTCATGGTGGAGCTCCTCACCGGGAAGCCGCTCTTCTACGGGGAGAACGACAGTGAGGTGCTCCGCCGGATATTCAGCGTGCTCGGCGTGCCGGGGCAGAGGACGTGGCCCGCATTCAAGTCCCTCCCGCTCGCCGGCACGGTGGTCCTGCCGCCCGTCCGCCACCGCAACCGGCTGCGGCAGCTCTTGCCCAAGGAGCGCCTGTCCGCGGACGGATTCGACGTCCTGAAGCGTCTCCTCTCCTGCAACGTCGACAAGAGGCCGTCGGCGTCGACCGCACTCCGCAGCCCGTGGTTCACCAAAGACATCGACTCTACGGCTTCAGTTTCTCCAGATGCTGCTGCAAAGATGGTTCAATGATCTGAAGTAGACGATGGTGTAATGTCAACTAGTCCATTACGCGCGTCATCGCACGCGTTGACAAATCACCTGGTTAAGACAGAGATAAAAAACATGTTTAATCTCTGGATGGAAATAATATTAGGAGCTAAATATAGATATGTCATGCACAAAAACTAAAAGATTGGAGCATTTTTTATATGGTGCAGGACACATCTACTATGCATACTTTTAAAATCATGGCATTTTCTATGCGTGGTAATCACGAATTTACAACGCAAATTTTAGAACAGTGTCTTAAAACCGCAAGGCCACATAAAGCACTGTAGGCTAACACTGGTGATTAAGAACTTCCACACTACTAAAAACTCAATGTTACTTTGATATACACAAGGTTCCTCCTTTCAAGCTTTGTTATTAACATTTCTTTAATGTAATTTAGAGGCAGACATGTGAGTATATTCTTTAATCAGTTGAACATCTTAAGTGGGAGTGCAGTCGAATGGTGATCATATCCAACTATATTAATTTTAATTGGAAGCTGCAGGTTGACCCTAGATGCCATTAGACCTTTTTTTGCACCACTAGATGCCAAAGCACAGAGCAATTTAAATGTAGGTCTAGTCTTCAAATTACAAATTATTTCAGAAAAATACCAAGAACCAAACACAGAAATAGTAAGTAAAATCCAATTGCAATAATTTCTGGATTTGGGGCTAGGATTGGAGACCTGAGGATGCTGTCACCGTGAATTATGTCAACATTGTTCTCCTATACTTTGGCGGCATGGAAGAGATCTGGGAACCATAAATTAGTGGCACAGAGGCTCCTTTTATCACAACTGCAACAAAAACCATCTACACCTACAGCCAAAATCAAGTTATGCAATACAAAGGCCGAATCGGACAACATACCTAAAAGGCATTCATACATAGAATCATAAATCTAAACCTAAAGGGTCTGTGAAGCCAATAGAACTCATCAGACTGTAATGTTATAAAAAAAAATTCACGCTCTCAAACACTGACACCCTATTTTTTAGGTTACATACATACTCAGGTACATACGTCAGACCAGTTATAGGATGAAAATATTTCTGTCCATCTGTCCACAATTCCCAACGGGATTGAATCCGCACATAGTTTTCATCATCCTGAGTAGCCATCTCTCCCAAGCACATGACTGAGAAGTAAAAATATCATGTATTGTTTCATGTTGTTACCTCCGCTGATAATTTGATTTAGTATAGCACTATAAAAGATAATGTAAAATTTTAAAGGTGAAGTAAACAAACCAGCTAATTTGATGACAGAGACCGCCTACCAAATTTTCATTCATTGAACAATCGCATACTGCATTTTCACTACTattaataggtttaaaatgacTCATAGGTTGTCAGCAAATTGCACCTGATGCAGTCTGGCCAACAGTTAAAGGGGTGTTGGGCATTACTCTAATAATTCGCCGTCGAATAGAAATAGAATTTACTAGTCACATGTTCCTCTTGCGTATCCGTGATGAGCAAACCCACATAACAAGATTGGGAAAAAGGTCGTACATAGAATGGAAGTAGAGGCAATAGGAAGAGACATAGAAGCGATACCTGAAAAAACTACTTTTTCATAATCCCCAACTGATCCTGAAGAAGCTTGCTGGCAATCATTATTTGTTTTGTAAGCATTAGCGTCATATGGTATGGCCTGAAAAATAGAGGATTAATTTGCTGAAACTGTCGCCAAActcaaaagaacagaaaagaaagcaCCAATTGGATAGCAACCATAAGAGATTTGTTTAAGAAAAAATAGTCACAAAATGCAAGGATGGAGGTGAGCATTATTGGGAATTCCAAGAGAATTAGCGAAACAAATGGAACCTGTTGGAGGCGTAATTTAGCAGAAGCACAGATTCAATCTGAATACACTAAActagaaaatatttttttatggaAAAAGGTAATCTCGAACTGGACCTTGATGGTCCAGCTATCCATCTGTCACTAAGCTACGATAATAGTTCAAACATTTTTTTACACATGATAGTTTCTAACACCGAGTTGACAAAAGTTTGTGCAGGATGTAAATTAGAATTTATGTTTGGAAATTGCACAATCATTTCATGCTATTTCATTTAAGTGGAAATCACATACGTATCGACAAACTCATAACCACAAAGTCCAAATAGATGAGAACCTGGAACTGGTACACAAGGCCAACCAAAACATGTTAACGAACCTGCTGTGGTTACAAAGCACTCAAATGATGCAATGGTTCTCTTCACAGCTAAAACTGAAACAACAGTTTTGGTTAGTTTTTTTTACCCAGGAAGAAGATGTACGAACAACCAATCATAATGTCATACATACCTATGGAAGGGGGCAGTCGCGCTGTCAACCACCGGGAGGGCTCGCTCGGTCACGTCGTGGCCGGGTACGGCGGCCGTCAGGGCCCCCTCGGCAGGGGGGGCGGCCACCGGCGCAACActcagcgggggggggggggggggaggtgcatggaggaggaggagggtgctGAGGCCTGGCGCTGCCGCCGGCGAGGAAGAGGCAGCTATGGTTCCGTCAAGCGCCCGCGGGGCGCCGGGAGGACGCAGCGTAGGGGAAGCCGCGACGGCAACCaccggagggggggggggggggggctagccGCGCCGCTCCGTGTGCGGGGACGGCCACCGGTGTGTGCTTAAGATGTGCGAACAACAAATCACAATGTCATACATACTTACGGAAGGGGGCAGCCGCGCCGTCAACCACCGGGAGGGCTCGCTCGGTCGCGTCGTGCCCAGGGACGGCGGCCGTCGGGGCCCCCTCGGCGGGGGGCGCCGTTGCTCCACTCCTGCGGCGCGGTGGGGTGGTGTGGAGGGCCGTGGAGGAGGAGGGTGCTGAGGGCTGGCGCTGCTGCCGGCGAGGAAGAGGCAGCTAGGGTTCCGTCGAGCGCCCGCGGGTCGTCGGGAGGATGCAGCGCAGGGGAAGCCGCAACGGCGGCCACTGGGGGGGCCTATCCGCGCCGGTCCGTGGCCGGGGACGGCCACCGGTGTGGCGAGGTCGAGCGCGGCCGCCGCGGTCCGCACACCCCTGGCGCCGTCGCCGCTGTCCGCGTCGGAAGGAAAAGCGAGAGGGAgtgaagaaagagagagaggagggggcgagACGAAGAGTCGGGAAGTAGCAGGGGGATCTACTGCAGCGTTCGGCGGAGTCATTTCTGAGCTTCGATCGTGAATCGGACGGGCAGGGGAATTTCGGGCGACGTGGCCACCCTGGTTGACTGCCAAAGTCCCCCGGTTTGATAATAAGAGATTATTTGAAACAGAAGATGGTGTAGTGTCGATTAT harbors:
- the LOC136516130 gene encoding putative cyclin-dependent kinase F-2 — encoded protein: MLAKRAAAICVLLDSDDDDPSGAGAGWCKRRRLWTTADYEATRALGEGSFGAVVEARHRATGQAVAVKALRAPATPATAAPAGGGAAAEAKASADAVADEALREAEFLAACRGHPSLVGLHAIAMNPGTSEVALVMECVGPNLHDVLNGSRHRAGRPFPEPQVRRIMRQLLAGAKHMHARRIMHRDIKPGNILVGAGGDGREPVSVKICDLGLAASITDQPPYDLAGTRRYMAPEMLLGKLDYDAMVDMWSLGCVMVELLTGKPLFYGENDSEVLRRIFSVLGVPGQRTWPAFKSLPLAGTVVLPPVRHRNRLRQLLPKERLSADGFDVLKRLLSCNVDKRPSASTALRSPWFTKDIDSTASVSPDAAAKMVQ